The sequence GAGACGGAGGAAGCTCGATATGGAAAGTATGAGCGAGTACTTCTCGGACTAAAATCTTCCGAAGGGTTAAACCTTGATAGTAAGGTCCTGGACAAAATACGAGCCGTAATTTTCGAAGAGGAAGCAGCTAGACCGATGAAACACGGTGAGCGGCTTGTGGCCGTTCACTTGGGAAAACCGAAACAGTCACGAGAGGTTGCGCAATTACAGTATAAAAATAGGATCCGATATTAGGATTGGTCGTGAAAATCAGTACAAAAGCTATGTATTCTATAACCAAAATATAATTTAGACTGATAGCTGAGATGATTAATTTACAATAAATggaataataacaaataatttgtttcaacagatttGTTTAATCCGAAACATATTTATGAGGGACGTTATGAAGCATAATCTTGATTGGCTAACGGTAGAGACAACTGCAGTACTGGTATTGAATAAACTCAACTAAATAGA comes from Armigeres subalbatus isolate Guangzhou_Male chromosome 2, GZ_Asu_2, whole genome shotgun sequence and encodes:
- the LOC134215655 gene encoding uncharacterized protein LOC134215655, which codes for MRQLTSAAAVLLLAVVTLGQGHSGVPRTYNIETEEARYGKYERVLLGLKSSEGLNLDSKVLDKIRAVIFEEEAARPMKHGERLVAVHLGKPKQSREVAQLQYKNRIRY